In the Candidatus Bathyarchaeota archaeon genome, AAAACCGAACGTTAAAGCTTCGCTTATGAATTTTTCAGCTTTATCAACAGCCTGCGCTATAGAATATCCATGTGCAAGGTAGGCAGCTATTGCCGCTGAAAAACTGCATCCCCCACCGTGAGGCTTAACATCAATTCTTGGTTTTGTGAAAACTCTAAACTCACCGTTTAAGTAAAGAACATCAGTTACAGTCTTGGAGTTTTCATTCAAATGGCCGCCCTTTAAGAGAACTGCCTTAGCGCCCAAATCTGCAATTTTCTCAGCTGCATTTTTCATGTCATCCAATTTTTCAATTTTCATTCCAGCGATATCTTCGGCTTCAAACTTGTTGGGAGTTAAAACGTATGCTTTAGGAACGACAACTTCAATGAGAGATTTCTTATCTTCCTCCCTTATCAGTAAGTCTCCTGAACCAGCCCTAAAAACTGGGTCAACAACGAGTTTTAGGCCGTAACTTTCAGCGATTTCAGCTACAACTTCCATTATATCGCTTGAATATAACATTCCTGTCTTAACTGCCTCGACTTCTATATCCTTTAAAACAATCTCAATTTGTTTTTCCACGAATTTGGCTGGAACTGGTAAAATATCATATACACCAACGGTGTTTTGGGCAGTTAGTGCTGTTATTGCGCATGTTCCGAAAACGCCTAAGGCTGAGAAAGTTTTTAAGTCAGCTTGTATCCCTGCTCCTCCTCCACTGTCAGAACCAGCAACAGTCATTGCACATGGAATTTCTCTTCTCCTCATTTTCTTCTCCTCAAAATTTCAATTAGAATTAGCTTTCTTGTCTTATGGGAATTTCGGTTTCAATGCTTTTGTTGGACATGCGTCGACGCATTTTAGGCAGTAAATGCACTCTGGATCGTTGAATTTTTCCCATGGAAGTTCTGTTATTCTAACGTTCATTGGGCATGCTTCTACGCATATTCTGCATCCGGCCTTTGTGCATTTTGTTGGTTCTCTCTTTAAACCTAAAAGGCTGAAGCGTGAAAGTATTGCCATTAAAGCGCCATTTGGACAGAAGTATTTGCACCAGCTTCTTGGAACATAAGCGGCTAATATCATAACTCCAAAGAAAATAATGAGCCGAGCCCAGAGAAGCGGCGAGAAGGTTGCTATTCCGGCAACTATTTCCCAGAAACTTTGCTTATAGACCGCGTAACGTAGGTTCAGGAACATTCTAGGTAAAACGGCAAACAGAGTGTCTGAAGGACTAAGAACATTGAAGGGAGCTTCAGAGAAAATTCCTAGAGCGTCAGTATAACTTTTGCCTGCAGAAGGAGAGCTAACAAGCGAAATGGACACCGTTATGCTGATGAACAGAATTATACCTAGAAGTATATACTTAATTTTCACAAAGGTTCTGTGGCTGTCAAGCGAAACCTCCATATGTCTACGTTTTACGTAACTCATCAAATCCTGAATGAAACCGAAGGGGCAAACCCAGCCGCATAGTGCCCTTCCCAAAAATACGGAGAAGAGCAGAAAGATCGCTATTGGAAACCATGGGAAGACTGTTTCATAAAGCATGTATTGAAGTGCTGCAAATGCTTCTCCGACAACCTTTGATTGAGCACCCATACTTGAGAGAACTGGAAGCAAAATTGGAATGGGGCTTACTCCAAGTATGATGGAATAAATTAGAAGAAAAGAGGTGAACTGCACTATTCTTCGTAGAGTTTGTATTCTGAACAGTTTTCTCCTAAACTTTTTTAAGGCGACCGTGGTTTCCTCCTAACTTGAATTTACTTACATGGAACTTGCTTAAATAAAGGTTTTATGATTAGCCGACAACTCTAATGTTTTCAATTCGAATCCACGGTGAAACCAATCTTTCTATTTTCCTAGGTTCCCTTCCAAGCACTGAAACATTCTCTAATGCTTCGTATATGCTTCCTGCAAGCATTGCTCCTTTTACTGGATAAGCTATTTCTCCCTTCTCCACCTTCCAAGCAGGAGTAGCTACAACGCTGAATTCCCCAGTTGCAGGATTACTGCTATGTGCACCTTGAACTCCGAAAACTAGGAGACCGTCCTCTACTTCTTCAATAAGCTGTTCCTTTGACGAATTTCCCGTAGAAATCACAAAGTTTGTTGCTTCCAGGGTTGGAGTTGTCCTGTAGGCGGTTAGGCCTCCCCTGTACGAGTTGCCCGTGCTTTCAACTCCGTCTTTCTTGGCTGTGTAGCTGTCGTAAAGGAAGTTTTTTAGCACTCCTTTCTCGATAAGTAGTGTTCTTTGGGTTGGAACTCCTTCTCCGTCAAATTTTGATGAGTTTAATCCTCCTTCGAGTCTTCCGTCATCTTGGATTGTTAGGGTTTCAGAGGCAACTTTTTGCCCTATTTTCCCTTTTAGGGCTGATTGTTCCCTTTGAACAGCATCTGCCTTAATAGCGCTGATTAAAGTGTAATATAACAGTGATGCGAGGGCTACCTCATTTAGTATAAGGGTGTATTTGCCGCTTTCAATTTTCCTTGCTTTCAATAAGGAAACAGCAATTTTTGCCGCTTCCTTTCCAACCCATTCTGGGTCAACTTTAAAAATTCTCTCAGCGTTATATTCGAAGCAAACCGGAGTAACTTCTGAACCTTCACGTGCGATTGTAACTAAGTAGCAGCCAATTCCCGTTCCCATATCCCATGCTTCAACTCCGCTAGAGTTAACTATTGCTTGACAAATGTAGGATGCCTGTACTGTGCCGCCTATGGGCAAAACTCTCCTATCATAAGCGGTGGCTGTTTCCAGCATTAAAGAGGCATTGGAGATTAGTTCTTGAGGAGACATCTCCGTTATTCTTTTGTCGTAAATATTTTCTACACTTGGAAATTCCTTCGAGGATGGAAAACCTGGCCAATTTTCATCTGGTTTATTTGCCTTAGCAAATTTTACTGCTCTCTCAATAGTTTCAGTTATTGATTTTTCATCTAAAATCGTTGTGTAGGCAAAACCAATCGCGTTGTTGTATACGGCACGTAAGCCAAGTCCATGTTCTTTTCTGCTCATGGCACCAACTATTTGGCCTCTTTCTATTTCTACTGAGCTTTCAAATCCTTCGCTTAGGAAGGCTTCCGCTTCGTTTGCTCCATATTTTACTGCTTTTTCAACGGCTTTCTTCCCCATTTCCAATAGTTTTTCAGGATTAAGCTCTTCCACCTATAATCACCTCTTTAACTCTTGCGTGTGGGCCTCCATCGCAAATAAACGCTGTTTGCCCGTCTTTCCCGCATCTTCCAGGCCAAAGTTCAAAGTCTTTTCCTACAGCTTCAACCTTCTGAAGGGTTTCAAGAGTGTTCCCGCTTATTGAAAGGTTTCTAACAGGCTTGCCTATTTCTCCATTTACTATTTCATACGCTTCTTGTATGCCCACCTGGAATGTTCCGTCGAGATTAGCTTGTCCCCCTCTAAAGCTCTTCAAGTAATAACCAAACTTTATTCCCTCTAAGAGTTCTTCGAAGGAGCGGTCTCCAGGGGCTAGGTAGGTGTTTCGCATTCTTATAATTGGTTTATGACGGAAACTTTCGGCTCTTGCGTTTCCAGTTGGAGGTAATCCAAGCTTGCTTGCTGTTTCACGGTTTGTCATTAGTCCGACAACTACTCCTTCCTTTATTAGGAGAGTCTTCTGAGCTGGGACTCCTTCATCATCATATTTAAACGAGCCAAAAGCTCCTTCAATCGTGCCGTCGTCGTAAACATTTACCGCTTCCGACGCTATTTTCTTCTTGAACTTGTCAACAAGAACCGAGCCGGAAAGCGTTAAGTCTGCTTCTGCAAGGTGGCCAAATGCTTCATGAATGAATACTCCAATGACATTTGGCCCTATTATTGCCGGAAATCTCCCTCCTTTCGGAAGTTCGGCTTTAAGCTGGTCAATCACCCTTTTCCCTATCATTCTACCAATGTCTTCGGGAGGGTTTTCGTCGAAAACTTCAAGCCCAGCAGTTGAACCTATTTCTTCCCGGCCATAAGTTAAAATGTCTCCCTCTTTTGCTGTAGCTAAAATCCTCGACCAAACGTAAAGTTTGCTTTGTTCAATGTATGCTCCGTCGCTGTTAGCGAAGTAGCTGGTTCCAGTTATGTCTAAATAGTCTATTGTGCAGCTTTTGATCCTAGAGTCGTAATCAAAAATCGTCTTGTCCAAGGCTAGGATTAACTTCATTTTCTCCTCTATTGGAACTTCTTTAGGGTTTTTCTTAGGCTTAACAACAACTCTGTCCTCTATAGGCTTGACTTCCGCAAGTTTTATTGGAGACTTAAGCTTTTCAGCGGACGCTTTAGCCATGCTGCAGGCTTTTTTAACTGCTTCATCCATCATTTCTGCTTCTAGACCGCTAACAGTTGCAAATCCCCACGCTCCATTCACAAGAACTCTCACCGCAGCGCCGTAATCCATTCCTTCCCTTGCCGCCTCAACTCTTCCATCTTTAGTCGTTAAAGAAGTTCTGAAAAATTCTTGCATCCTAACTTCGACATATTCTGCGCCCAGTCTCCTTCCAACATCAACTACTCTTACCAGTTCATCCTTCAAACCTGCTCATCCCACACTAATGAAAGTTTAAAGATTGTTTCATAAAGCTAACATTTTTACTTAAGGCTATTGCTTTCATCCGAGAAAGATCAATGATACGACTGGGGCATCATAATTCATTTCTGATATAGAATTTAATTTTGAAAATCTTATATAGTGCTGAGTGTCCTTATCTAGGTTGAGTGATAATGGCGGACATTTGCCCAGTTTGCGGTCTTCCAAAGGACATCTGCGTCTGCGGAGAAATAGGCAAAGAACAGCAAAGAATTCGAGTTCGTTTAGAAACAAGAAAATGGGGCAAACCCATGACCATAATTGAGGGAATAAACAGCAAAGACATAAGTCTAAGCCGACTGGCCCAAAAAATGAAATCGTACTGCGCATGTGGAGGAACAGCCAAAAACAACCAAATTCTACTTCAAGGGGATCAGCGGGAAAAGGCGAAAGAATATCTAATAAAAATGGGATATCCGGAGGAAAACATAGAAGTTCAATAATTTTAAGGAGAACAAAATGGAACTACTACATAACCTCCGCGAAGTATTCAAGACTTTAAAACATAGGAGTATTACTGAAGAATCGAAAAAATATTGTCCAAGATGCGGCAGCCCAAAATTAAAGCTGAAAATTAACTGGTCTATCGTTCCATCTCAAACCTACAAGTGCGCAGACTGCGGTTACGAAGGACCAATATTCATGGAGAAAGAACAGAAAAATTACAATAAAACTAAGTAAGTTAGTCTGGAATTTCCAGTCCTAACTGTCTCTTCAAAGTCTTGTAACGATTTCTAACAGTAACTTCCGTAACACCAGCAGCTTCAGCAATATCTTTCTGAGTCTTCTTTTCATTGTTCTTTAAGCAAGCAATGTAAAGCGCGGCTGCAGCAAGCCCCATAGGGTCTTTTCCAGCCGCCGCCCCCCTCTTCTTTGCTTCTCTGAGAATTTCTATGGCCAAACCCTGCGTTTTTCCTGAAATCCCAGTTTTTTCCGCAATCTTTGAAACGTACACCAGAGGATCCGCTATTGGCATTTGCACTTCAAGCTCCCTTAGCAAAAGTCTGTAGCATCTTGCAACATCCTTCTTGTCAACTAAGCTGGCTTCAGCTATCTCCCTTAAGGTTCTAGGAGTTTTTGTTGCTCTGCATGCCGCATAAAGTGCGGCTGCAGCTATAGCGGCTATTGAACGTCCTCTAACGAGTCCCTTATCTAATGCCTTTCTGTAAATTACTGCGGCTCTCTCCTTAACTGCGCTTGGGATGTGAACCTTATCCGACAGTCTGTCAAGTTCCGCCATCGCTTGGGCTAGGTTGCGGTCTATTGAGGAGTGAACTCTAGATCTTATCTGCCATTTTCGCAGTCTCCACATTTGAAGTCTCGTTGACAATGGAAGTTTCCTTCCAAATGCGTCGCGGTCAACATGACTTATTGCAGTTGATAAACCCTTATCATGAACTGAAAATGAAGTTGGAACTCCAACTCGGCTTCTTGATTCTTTCTCCTCTTGGGTGAAGGCTCTCCATTCCGGTCCCTTATCCATTTCCTGCTCTCTTATGACTAATCCGCATGAACCGCAGATTATCTCCCCAGTGTCAAAATCTTGAATAAGGTTTGTGCTACCGCATTCTGGGCATTTCTCCGCAAACATTTGTTGTCGAATCTTTCTTTTTTCCTTTTTCCTCATTTTCTTCCCCTACTTTTATGATGCGGGCTAATCGATACCCTCACCTTTCTTTTTCGTCATAGAAATTTCTCGGAAACTAGAAAGCGTTCATCTGGCCCCGCTTTCACCGTGTAGAAACACATGGTACAGTAGTTATATATAAGCTTTACGATTCGAAGCCTCGAATCAATCCTAAAAAAGTAAAATACATACTAAAACAAAATACTTCAGTTACTAACTTTGACTTAAGAGAGAGGAGAAAATGGTCAGGCTTCCAGAAAAGATCCGTGGGGCTTTACAGAAACTTACACGTAAAATGAAAGAGTACGATTATGTTTCTGCAATAAGCCTTTTTGGAAGTTGGAGTCGTGGAGATGCAGTTTCAAGCAGCGATGTAGACCTCCTAATAGTGGATGAAAGAAACTTCCCAGAAGAATTCACTGAAAGAGTTGAAGTTCGAGGAGTGCTTATAGACCTCAACTACGTGCCCAAAAAAAGCATTTTAGGCCCTATGCCTCCAGAATTAGACCAGAAAATCTACGAGTCTTACATACTTTATGATAGAGACTGGAATTTTACAAATTCAAAAGAGTGGATAATGAAAGTTTACAATAGCCCTGAAAGAATTAACATCAGAACTGAAACCTACCTCGTCGACGCTGACATCTACCTCAGCCGCGCCTCTTCAGCCCTTTCGAGGAAAGATTACCAAAGCGCATGCATTTTCGCCGAAAAATCAGCTGAAAAAATAATGGCCATCCCAATAACTCTTTGCCAACTACCAATTTCAAGAAGCCGCTTCCTTAAAACACTAAACAAAGCCATCGAGAAATTCCAAATGCCAAAAATTCACGCGGAATACCTAGCCCTAACAAATCTTTTCCAAACCGAAAGAAGCGAAGCCGAAGCAACATTAAACCATTTCAAAGATATCTGGGACGAAATAGCCCTCTTCACCAAAAGAAACGCACAAGCCATGAAAGAATCACACTTCAAAGTCAAATCAAAACTAAAGTATTATACTTCTCCCCCATTCCTTCAAGGAGTCATCCTAAGATCAAAAGCACTAATAGACGCCCAAGAATACAACGAAACAATACGCTACCTAAAAGAAATAACCCTCGAAATCCTAGAAAACTACGCATGGATAAAAGCAAAAGCCGAAAAAACAAAAATAGACTCCACCACGCTTATAAGAAACCTAAAAGAAATAACCCATGAAAAACCAAACAAAATATACGAAAAAACAGAAAAAATATTCAAAGTAGAAAACACCAAAGAAGAAACAGCCAAAAAATCCATCAAAAAAGCCAAAGAAATAATCTTAGAAATCAGAAAGAAAAGAAGAGAATTCATCAAACAACTAATGGCGCGGGGTGCGGGATTTGAACCCGCGAGGCCCAACGGGCCACAGGCTTAGCAGGCCTGCCCCCTACCAGGCTAGGGTAACCCCGCTCGGGTACACCTAACTCATTTAGTATACATCTCTTTATGCTTGCAATTATTGTATAAGTTGGGTGGTAAATTTAAGCTTTACAATTCTAAAACTCGTCAGACAAATGCAATTACAACAAATACAGGATCTTACTGGACTAACTAACAACTGCAAAATTGTCGAGAGCTACATGAAATATTTTGACATAATGCGGAATAGTCGACCCTTACGATGTTATAAAGGAAATTGAATAATATGAGCCAAATGATTAAATTTAAAATTCTCATATTAGGGACAATTTGTAAGGACGACTTGAGCGGTCTACTTTAAGAAGGCCCTTTTCTTCCATCCTTCTAATGTATTTTCTAATCAAATATTCTGGTAGGTCTATATTCCTAGAGATCAAGTTGTTATAAATCATCCTAATGGTTGTGCATCCTTGTTTTATCAATTGCACAAGTACATCTTCAATTAATTTTTCTTCTACTACTCTTTGGAGAGCCTTTTCTATCGGTGACTTGATCTTGTATCTCTCCCTTAAGGTAATTAGGTTTTGAAGTAATGCATATTCCCACAGCATTCCAGAGGAACCCGACTGATATCGACATTCTTGCTCTATTACTTTCCAGTTTAAGCCTGATTCAGCTAGTAATCTCATATCGCCTAAATCGGCTTCTCTTTCCGTAATTCCTTTGAAGAGGAAAATGTCTTCTTTCGAGGCTAGCATTACTTTTAGGAGTTTCTTACTGTAAAAACTAGTCGCTCTAGAAATCATTCCAGTCGAAAATGTTAATGCTCCGCAGACTTTACGATAAAATATATCCCAACGGAATCCATCTCTGTTTTCCAAGATTCTGCTGGCAGCCATCTTTTTATAGGGCTTTGAAATCGTTAGATTGCTACGGGCAGTATATCCCAAGCGTTTTAAGGCGCGAATTAAGGCGTTCAGTTCACTTTCACTCAAAACAACAACGTCAATGTCCTTAGTTGCATCTTTAAGTCCAAAATGAATTAGAGCAAGCCCCCCGATAATAAATAGTTTAACTGGAATGGATATTTCTTCTGATAGTTTATCAAGTTCACTTAGAATATACTTCTTATCAAATGACGGCCTTTTCATGAATTACACAACTCCATACTCTTTTGCTTTAGTTACGAACTCACTCCACGTTGGAAATGCTAAGCCCCTACGTACTCCTTTAGTTTCCAAAAATTGAAGCATTGCATTAATTTGTAAACCTAAGTTAAGTCTAGCAGCTTCTTTTAGTAGATATTTCCTGTCTATTTTTTTCAATTCTTTCTTTAATAGAAGCAAACTATAAGTTACGTATCGAACGTTATCTTTCTCGATTAATAAAGTGTGAAGTATTATGTCTTCTGTTCGAATATTATCCTTTTTTCTAGAGTAAAAGTATATGTCAAAATCGGATACCAATTGTATACCAAAATTATGAAAACATGATGTAGCCGTCTTAAAGAAACCCTTTTTGGTGATTTTGACATCTTTCGGGAGTCTAACCAAGCATTCCATATCTTTTTGCCAAAGTATTACTGCATTTTCTGAAATTTCCCTCACAATAGTGGTTACTATAAACCTTTGATACTCCTCTAAGAAGTCCTTTAAGATAGAGAATCTAGGATTAATCCTAAAGGTACTACCATCCAATTCAATTATTCCTAAAGCCATAAAATTTCTTAAATATCTCCAGAATGTAGTTTTGGATATATTCTTAAAACTAATATCAGGCATATCTGTGTCTACTACCTCAAAAAGAAAGACAATACCTAAGTTCGATAGAATTTTCTCCCAGCTTATATGGTGATATGTTAATAGCAATTCTTTAAGTAAAAGCGCATGTCTCAAATCGCAAAAATAAATATACTTTTTTGCTTTTCTATACTCTCTTTCAGAATGATCCGCCCTTTTTCGTTTAAATTCTATTATTTTTTTATCAATTAGTTTTCTAATGTAATATGACAGCAAATTTGGTTTAATCGAAAGAGTTCTTCTCAAAGAGATAAAAGAATGTTTCCCACTGGCAATTTCTCTTAGTATCCTTATTTCTTGTTTACTGAAAGTATATTTTTCTAATTTCTTTTTCACACTTTTTCATATTTTTGAACATATATATAAGTATTTCAATTTTATGAAACATAGAATTATCTTAAATAGCATTAAATTGAAATACTTATAAGTTCATTCAAAAATATGAAATTAGTTAAAATTAAAATATTATTATAATAATATTTTACTTCAATTTTGGTTCAGAATTTTGAATTCTCGATTTATTCATCTTGGGTTTCAAGTAACTTTTTGATTTTTTCTTTACAGCTTTAAGAACTGGTTTTAGAGTAAAAAAGAAACTATATAGGTATCCTCCTAAGATCGCAATATTTTTCTCATCCAACCAATCTGTGTGAGTTTTTCGATTAAATTCCCTTATCAAGTTAACGAAATATGGCTTTTCTTGCAGTTTATATATAAAAAAAGCGAGCTTCCGACAAAGGAAATTTTCCTGGATCTTTCTGAGATTTCTTCCAATAATAACTAGATGCTACAAAGCCATTTGGTCTTTTCAAAGTTGCATAATATGGATGAAAATCGTTCTCTATCAACACCTCGAAAATTGCTCTGCAAATATCGTGCCAATATGGAACAAGTTCTTTCCATGAAATTACTGGAACTTTCTCAACAGTTCCATAACTTGTCTTTACAGAGAGTTCCTTTAGTTTGTCGATTCTTATTCTTCATTTTCTCCTCTTAATATTCTTAATTCTCATTTCGTATTTATAAGTAAATTTTTAGATTAAATAGAACAGAAATTGTTAAAAGAAGGAATATTGTATAGATATTCTCTATTTCCTTAGATTTCTCCAAAAGGAAAATCTCGAAGTTTCTTCTTTATTCCATCGATGAATTTTTCATTTCGTTGTCGGAAGGTTTTTTGAAGATTATATGCGATTTGTTGGTTAATGGATCTCGGTTATGAGACTGGTTGGGGTCTGTTATGGTGGTTATTGGCGTAGATTTTAGCGGAGAGTTTCCTGATGCTCCTCCTTGCTATTGCGTAGCTGTAAGGGGAAAAGACGTTAGATGTGTTCTTATGACTGGAAAGGCTAAAAGAATCGTTAGGAAACATAAAATCCGTAAAGGGCTGGCGACTGCGACGCATATCTACTATCCGTTAAACCTTTAGCTCGCAAAGGCGACGTTATTCTGATTGACGCAGAATACGACCCTAAATACTTAAAGAGAGTTCGCGTATACCTACAAAAGGTTCTTCAAGTATCCTTAATAGCCATAGGTCACATCTCCGGACCTGTCATTGAAAAAGCAGACAAACTTTTCAAAATTTTCAGAAAGGCAAAACGCTACGACTTGAAAGATCCAGATACATTAAAATTTGTGAAGATGATTCATCCCGCCCGTGGAACCTGTTTCATCTCATAGGCAGGTCCGGGGTTTCCCG is a window encoding:
- a CDS encoding bifunctional hydroxymethylpyrimidine kinase/phosphomethylpyrimidine kinase, producing MRRREIPCAMTVAGSDSGGGAGIQADLKTFSALGVFGTCAITALTAQNTVGVYDILPVPAKFVEKQIEIVLKDIEVEAVKTGMLYSSDIMEVVAEIAESYGLKLVVDPVFRAGSGDLLIREEDKKSLIEVVVPKAYVLTPNKFEAEDIAGMKIEKLDDMKNAAEKIADLGAKAVLLKGGHLNENSKTVTDVLYLNGEFRVFTKPRIDVKPHGGGCSFSAAIAAYLAHGYSIAQAVDKAEKFISEALTFGFKVGEGRVPVNPMATLYNEAEKFRVLENVHAAAKMIEENSELFISYAAEVGTQIAMAVSYASNKWHVAAVEGRIVKVGNKLRRVGCIRFGASDHLARIILTAMKHDPNVRATLNLRYSQELIEGFQKTEFSVSSFDRSQEPAELKAIEGKTLSWGVEQAIKKIEKVPDIIYDLGEIGKEPMIRVLGTSATNVVDKALTAIKSIR
- a CDS encoding 4Fe-4S binding protein, with the protein product MQFTSFLLIYSIILGVSPIPILLPVLSSMGAQSKVVGEAFAALQYMLYETVFPWFPIAIFLLFSVFLGRALCGWVCPFGFIQDLMSYVKRRHMEVSLDSHRTFVKIKYILLGIILFISITVSISLVSSPSAGKSYTDALGIFSEAPFNVLSPSDTLFAVLPRMFLNLRYAVYKQSFWEIVAGIATFSPLLWARLIIFFGVMILAAYVPRSWCKYFCPNGALMAILSRFSLLGLKREPTKCTKAGCRICVEACPMNVRITELPWEKFNDPECIYCLKCVDACPTKALKPKFP
- a CDS encoding TldD/PmbA family protein; the encoded protein is MEELNPEKLLEMGKKAVEKAVKYGANEAEAFLSEGFESSVEIERGQIVGAMSRKEHGLGLRAVYNNAIGFAYTTILDEKSITETIERAVKFAKANKPDENWPGFPSSKEFPSVENIYDKRITEMSPQELISNASLMLETATAYDRRVLPIGGTVQASYICQAIVNSSGVEAWDMGTGIGCYLVTIAREGSEVTPVCFEYNAERIFKVDPEWVGKEAAKIAVSLLKARKIESGKYTLILNEVALASLLYYTLISAIKADAVQREQSALKGKIGQKVASETLTIQDDGRLEGGLNSSKFDGEGVPTQRTLLIEKGVLKNFLYDSYTAKKDGVESTGNSYRGGLTAYRTTPTLEATNFVISTGNSSKEQLIEEVEDGLLVFGVQGAHSSNPATGEFSVVATPAWKVEKGEIAYPVKGAMLAGSIYEALENVSVLGREPRKIERLVSPWIRIENIRVVG
- a CDS encoding TldD/PmbA family protein; its protein translation is MKDELVRVVDVGRRLGAEYVEVRMQEFFRTSLTTKDGRVEAAREGMDYGAAVRVLVNGAWGFATVSGLEAEMMDEAVKKACSMAKASAEKLKSPIKLAEVKPIEDRVVVKPKKNPKEVPIEEKMKLILALDKTIFDYDSRIKSCTIDYLDITGTSYFANSDGAYIEQSKLYVWSRILATAKEGDILTYGREEIGSTAGLEVFDENPPEDIGRMIGKRVIDQLKAELPKGGRFPAIIGPNVIGVFIHEAFGHLAEADLTLSGSVLVDKFKKKIASEAVNVYDDGTIEGAFGSFKYDDEGVPAQKTLLIKEGVVVGLMTNRETASKLGLPPTGNARAESFRHKPIIRMRNTYLAPGDRSFEELLEGIKFGYYLKSFRGGQANLDGTFQVGIQEAYEIVNGEIGKPVRNLSISGNTLETLQKVEAVGKDFELWPGRCGKDGQTAFICDGGPHARVKEVIIGGRA
- a CDS encoding translation initiation factor, with the translated sequence MADICPVCGLPKDICVCGEIGKEQQRIRVRLETRKWGKPMTIIEGINSKDISLSRLAQKMKSYCACGGTAKNNQILLQGDQREKAKEYLIKMGYPEENIEVQ
- a CDS encoding transcription initiation factor IIB, giving the protein MRKKEKRKIRQQMFAEKCPECGSTNLIQDFDTGEIICGSCGLVIREQEMDKGPEWRAFTQEEKESRSRVGVPTSFSVHDKGLSTAISHVDRDAFGRKLPLSTRLQMWRLRKWQIRSRVHSSIDRNLAQAMAELDRLSDKVHIPSAVKERAAVIYRKALDKGLVRGRSIAAIAAAALYAACRATKTPRTLREIAEASLVDKKDVARCYRLLLRELEVQMPIADPLVYVSKIAEKTGISGKTQGLAIEILREAKKRGAAAGKDPMGLAAAALYIACLKNNEKKTQKDIAEAAGVTEVTVRNRYKTLKRQLGLEIPD